From Passer domesticus isolate bPasDom1 chromosome 8, bPasDom1.hap1, whole genome shotgun sequence, a single genomic window includes:
- the PLA2G12B gene encoding group XIIB secretory phospholipase A2-like protein, with protein MGTELSQRDCANSHLRELNSLPISALHFAPGCRDLTPAPRAAFKVQAERCHCLLPEQLIPAAAAALGLPGAGSACSMRLLLLRAALLCLALRLGHGSEEAAPGSPGQQDPQAVSSYSDWGIDTIRDGFETVNSYFDSFLELLGGKNGVCQYRCRYGKAPMPRPHYKPQEPNGCSSHFLGLKLDLGIPAMTKCCNQLDICYDTCGANKYRCDAKFRWCLHSICSDLKRSLGFVSKVQACESMADTVFNAVWTLGCRPFMNSQRSACICSEEERDEL; from the exons atggGGACCGAGCTGTCCCAGCGGGATTGTGCAAACTCCCACCTCCGGGAGCTGAACTCGCTCCCTATCTCGGCGCTGCACTTTGCTCCCGGCTGCCGTGACCTCACgccggctccccgggcagcgtTTAAAGTCCAGGCAGAGCGGTGCCACTGCCTGCTGCCCGAGCAGCTcatccccgccgccgccgctgccctgGGCCTGCCCGGCGCGGGCTCGGCCTGCAGCatgcggctgctgctgctgcgggcaGCGCTCCTGTGCCTCGCCCTGCGCCTGGGGCACGGCTCCGAGGAGGCAGcgcccggcagccccggccaGCAGGACCCCCAGGCAGTGTCATCCTACTCCGACTGGGGCATCGACACCATCCGGGATGGCTTCGAGACGGTGAACAGCTACTTCGACTCCTTCTTGGAACtgcttggggggaaaaatggagtCTGTCAGTACCGCTGTCGATATG ggaaggctcccatgCCACGGCCTCACTACAAACCCCAAGAACCCAACGGCTGTAGCTCCCATTTTCTGGGGCTCAAG CTAGACCTGGGCATCCCTGCCATGACCAAGTGCTGTAACCAGCTGGACATTTGCTATGACACCTGTGGGGCCAACAAGTACCGCTGCGACGCCAAGTTCCGCTGGTGCCTCCACTCCATCTGCTCCGACCTCAAGCGCAGCCTGGGCTTCGTCTCCAAGGTGCAAG cctgTGAATCCATGGCAGACACAGTGTTCAACGCTGTCTGGACCCTGGGCTGCCGGCCCTTCATGAACAGCCAGCGGAGCGCCTGCATTTGCAGCGAGGAGGAGCGCGACGAGCTGtga